From the Mycobacterium sp. DL592 genome, the window GACGACTCCGCCACCGACCGCAGCACCTGGGTCAGCGTGGACCGGCCGGTCTATGTGGCGCTGACCCTGCCGTCCGGCTCGGGTCCCACCCCCATCCAGGCGGTGTCGGACCTGATCGCGCGCACGCTGCCCGCGGTGGCGATCAGGCCGGGAGCGGCGCGCTAGCGAAGTCCCGTTCCGCGGGCCAGCGCGGTATCCACCATGGTGCCGACCAGCGTCGGGTAGTCGACGCCGCTGGCGCCCCACATCCGAGGGAACATCGAGATCGTGGTGAACCCCGGCATCGTGTTGATCTCGTTGACCACCGGACCGTCCTCGGTGAGGAAGAAGTCGACTCGGGCCAGGCCCTGGCAGTCCAGCGCCTCGAAGGCCCGAATTGCCAAGCGCTGCAGTTCTTCTGCGACATCGTCGTCGATCTTTGCCGGTACGTCCAACTCAGCCGCGTCATCGAGGTACTTGGTGGCGAAGTCGTAGAACCCGTCCTCGCGGCCCCGCACCCCGGCGACCCGGATCTCTCCGATCGCGCTGGCCCGCACCGAGCCGTCCGGGAATTCCAGTACGCCGCATTCGAGTTCGCGACCCACGATCGCGGCCTCGATGATCACCTTGGGGTCGTGCCTGCGCGCCTCGGCGATCGCCCCCGGCAGCTCGTCAGCGTGCATCACCCGGCTCACACCGATCGAGGAGCCACCGCGCGACGGTTTCACGAACATCGGGAAGCCAAGGCGCTCAATGTCATCCAGAGTCGGCGCGGCCTGCCGCGGCCGCAACACCACGTGATCGCCGATCGGCAGACCGCCGGCGGCGAGCAGCTTCTTGGTGAACTCCTTGTCCATTCCCGCAGCGCTGGCGAAGACCCCGGCACCCACGTACGGCACCCCGGCCAGCTCGAGCAAGCCCTGGATGGTGCCGTCCTCGCCGTAGGGGCCGTGCAGGATCGGGAACACGACGTCGACCGAGGTGAGGATCTCCCCCGCGCCCGGCTCGAGTGAGACCAGTTCGCCGCGGCGCAGCGGGTCGGCCGTCAGCGCCAGTGCGGCCCCCGAGGCACCGCTGACCTCGGGCAGCTGGCGTCCGCTGATCGCCAGGGTTTCGGGCCGGGCGTCGGTCAACACCCAGGAGCCTTCGGGCGTGATGCCGATGGCCACCACCTCGAAACGCTGCGGGTCGAGATGGCGCAGGATACTGCCCGCTGACACGCACGAGATGGCGTGCTCGGAGCTGCGGCCGCCGTAGACGACGGCGACGCGGATGCGTGTCACAACCTAGAGAGGCTACAGCCCGGCGATGGGGCGCACGATCCGGCGGCGTGAGCAGCGGTGATGCCGTTCACCTCGGGTCAAGCGCCCGCAGCACGTCGGCCACCAGGTCGTCGGTGTCCTCGATACCTGCCGAGATCCGGGCGAAACCGTCGCTGACCGGGTCACCCCAGCGGGCCCGGCGGTCCACCGAGGTGTGCAGCCCGCCGAAGCTGGTCGAGGCCACCAGCAGCTCGCTGCGGCCCACCAGGTCGTGGACGGCCTGCGCGTCGGCGAGCTCCACGCTCACCAGCCCACCGAAGTGGCGCATCTGCGCGGCGGCCGCCGGGTACGACGGGTCCTCCGGCAAGCCCGGGTAGCGCACCGCACGCACCGCGGGATGGCTGCGCAGCGCGGCGGCCAGGGCCAGCGCGTTCTGGCACTGGCGGCCGAAGCGCAGACCCACACTTCCGATGCTGCGCAGCACCAGCCAGGCCTCGAAGGCGCCCAGGATGGCGCCGGAGAGCAGGCGCTCGCGTTCCACCGCGGCCATCAGCTCGGGCTGGCTGCCCGCGGCATAGCCGGCCAGCAGATCGCTGTGGCCGGCCAGGGCCTTGGTGGCGCTGGACACCACGAGGTCGGCGCCCAGCGACAGCGGCTGCTGGCCCAGCGGCGTCGCGGTGGTGTTGTCGACCACCAGCCGCGCGCCTCGCCGGCGACAGATCCCGGCCAGCCGATGCAGGTCGACCACGTCGAGGTTGGGGTTGGTCGGGGTCTCGGCCAGCACCGCATCCGCCTGCTCGGCCGCCTCGTAGATCAACGCCGCCGACGCTTCCCGCACGATAATGCCCAGGGGCGCAAGGCTTTCAGCTGCAAATCGGCGGACCTGGTAGTACCCGTCGGCGGGCACCACCAGCACCGAACCCGGCTTGGTCACCACTCGCAGCGCAGCGGTGATCGCCGCCATCCCGGAACTGAAGCTCAGTGCGGCGGTGGCGCCTTCGAGTTGGGCGAGAGCCGACTCGAGTTGCCGCCAGCTCGGATTGGAGCTGCGCCCGTAGGTGTCCGGCTCGCTGCCCTCATCGGGCGACAGGTGGAACGCCGAGGCCGGTACCGGGCCGGGGCTCACCGGCTGCCCCGGAACAGCTTCGGCACCAACCGCTTTCACCGCACGTGTGGAATCGCCGTAACCGTCGACCATCGCCCTACTCCGGTTTGGTGCTTCGGCCGAGCAGCAGGACCACGGCCTGATCGACCGAAAGTCCCTTGTGGCACACCTGCTGCACGGCGTCGGTGAGCGGCATCTCGACGTCGTAGCTGGAGGCCAGCGCCAGAATCGAGGTGCAGGAGGTGACGCCCTCAGCGACGTGCCCGTCGGTGGCACGCAGCGCCGCGTCCAGTGTTTCACCGCGGCCGAGCCGCTCCCCGAAGGTCCGGTTGCGCGACCGCGGTGAGGTGCAGGTGGCCACCAGGTCGCCGACACCGGCCAGCCCGGCCAGGGTGGCGGGTTTGGCGCCCAGCGCGATGCCCAGGCGCATGATCTCGGCAAGCCCGCGGGTGATGATGGCCGCGGCGGTGTTCTCCCCCAGACCCACCCCGGCCGCCATCCCGCAGGCCAGCGCGATGACGTTCTTACAGGCGCCGCCGATCTCGGTGCCGATGACGTCGGCGTTGGTGTAGGGCCGCAGATACCCGGTGCTCATCGCCCGCTGCAGCGCGACGGCGCGCCCGGAGTCGGTGCAGGCCACCACGGTGGCTGCGGGCTGTTCATCGGCGATCTCGGCAGCCAGGTTGGGGCCGGAGACCACCGCGACCTGACCGGGATCCACCCCGGTGACCTGAACGATGACCTGGCTCATCCGCATCAGCGTGTCCAGTTCGATGCCCTTGGCCAGACTGACCAGGGTGGCGCCGTCGGCCAGCAGGTCGCGCCAGTGTTCGAGGTTGGTGCGCAGGGTTTGCGACGGGACCCCGAGCAGAACGGTGGTCAGGCCGTCGAGCGCCTCAGCCGGATCGGTGGTCGCGCGGATCCGGTCGGAAAGGTCGACACCGGGCAGATAGCGGGTGTTGGTGTGCTTGGTGTTGATCTCCTCGGCCACCTCGGGCCGGCGCACCCACAGCCGCACATCCGAGCCCGCGTCGGCCAGCACCTTGGCCAGCGCTGTCCCCCATGCGCCGGCGCCCATCACCGCGGCCGTTCCCACCGTGCTCGTCATCCCCATAACGTACCCAGGGCAGCCGATCACCCGCGAACAGGCGCAAAATCGCGCGATTGGCGCCCCGACAGTGCGATTTTGGGTCTGCTCGCGGGCGCCAGGTACCACCGCGGCGGTGCCGCACCGGCCGGCGCTGGCAGGATGGCCTGCATGAGCAGTGGGCCCGATGTCGGACTGATCATCGCGGTCAAGCGGCTCTCGGCAGCCAAGACCCGGTTGGCGCCGGTCTTCGCCGACGGGGTGCGCGAACAGGTGGTGCTGGCGATGCTGGTGGACACGATCACCGCGGCCCAAGGAGTCGAGGCGGTGCGCTCGATCACTGTCGTCACCCCCGATGAGACCGCAGCGGCGACCGTTCGCGCGCTCGGCGCCGATGTTCTGCCCGACCCCACCGCGCCCGGTCATCCTGATCCGCTCAACACCGCCGTGCTGACGGCGTGGACGGCGGTGAGCAGCCACACCCCCAACACCGTTGTGCTGCAGGGTGATCTGCCCGCGCTGAAGCCCGCCGAACTCGAAGAGGCCCTTTCGCAGGCCCGCTCCTATGAGCGCAGCTTCGTCAGCGACCGCCACACGAGCGGAACCGCGGCGCTCTTCGCGTTCGGGGTGCCCCTGGATCCGCGGTTCGGCACCCAGTCGGCCCAGTGGCATCGCGAGTCCGGCGCGGTCGAGCTGACCGGGGCCTGGCCGGGGCTGCGCTGTGACATCGACACCCCCGACGACCTGCAGCAGGCCCGCCGGCTCGGTGTCGGAAGCGCGACGATCCGGGCAATCGACCTGAACAAAGCCTGAACTGCAGTTGACTTTGAGCGGCAGGCGTCCGCGCCCCGCGCAGATGAGGGATGATCGCTGATGTGACCGATACGGAAGCAGAACCGAGATCCACGGACGACGACTGGCAGCCGGGAGAGACACCGGACGCCCCGCCCGCGGCCACCGCGGCGGCGGTGGACGACGCTCTGCCCGAGGACCGCTACCTCAACCGCGAACTGAGCTGGCTGGATTTCAATGCCCGGGTGCTGGCGCTGGCCGCCGACACCTCGATGCCACTGCTGGAGCGCGCGAAGTTCCTGGCGATCTTCGCCTCCAATCTCGACGAGTTCTACATGGTCCGCGTCGCGGGACTCAAGCGACGCGACGAGATGGGCCTGTCGGTCCGCTCGGCCGACGGATTGACACCCCGCGAGCAGTTGCGCCGTATCGGTGACCGCACCCGGCAGATTTCCCTGCGCCACGCCCAGGTTTTCCTGGAATCGGTCCGGCCCGGCCTAGCCGAAGAGGGCATCCACATCGTCACGTGGAATGAACTGAGCGAGGCCGATCGCGCCGATCTATCGAAGTACTTTCACGACCAGGTTTTCCCGGTCCTCACGCCGCTGGCCGTCGATCCGGCGCACCCGTTCCCGTTCGTCAGCGGCCTGAGCCTGAACCTCGCCGTCGCCGTCCGCTCACCCGAGGACGGCGGCGAGCACTTCGCCCGGGTCAAGGTGCCCGACAACGTGGATCGCTTCGTCGTGCTCAAGAGCGCCGATCCGGAGGACAAGTCGGTTCGGTTCCTGCCCATGGAAGAGCTCATCGCGGCGTTCCTTCCGGTGTTGTTCCCGGGCATGGAAATCGTGGAGCAGCACGCCTTCCGGATCACGCGCAACGCCGACATGGATGTCGAGGACCGCGACGAAGACCTGCTGCAGGCTCTGGAGCGGGAACTGGCACGGCGACGGTTCGGGCCGCCGGTGCGGCTCGAGGTCGCCGACGACATGACCGAGCACATGCTCGAATTGCTGCTGCGTGAATTGGACGTCCATCCCGGAGATGTGGTGGAGGTGCCGGGCCTGCTGGATCTTTCGGCGCTGTGGCAGGTCTACGGCGTCGACCGCCCCGCACTCAAGGACCGCCCGTTCGTGCCGGCCACCCACCAGGCCTTCGGTGAGCGCGAAACCCCGAAGAGCATCTTCTCGACACTGCGTGACGGCGACGTGCTGGTGCATCACCCGTACCACTCGTTCTCGACGAGCGTGCAGCGGTTCATCGAGCAGGCCGCCGCGGATCCGAATGTGCTGGCCATCAAGCAGACTCTGTATCGGACCTCCGGTGACTCCCCGATCGTCAACGCCCTGATCGAGGCTGCCGCCGCAGGTAAGCAGGTGGTTGCGCTGGTGGAGCTCAAGGCACGCTTCGACGAGCAGGCCAATATCAAGTGGGCCCGCGCCTTGGAAGATGCTGGCGTGCATGTGGTCTACGGGCTGATCGGGCTCAAGACCCACTGCAAGACCTGCCTGGTGGTCCGCCGCGAAGGCTCGACGATCCGCCGTTACTGCCACATCGGCACCGGCAATTACAACCCGAAGACGGCCCGGCTTTACGAGGACGTCGGCTTGCTGACGGCCTCGCCCGACATCGGGGCCGACCTGACCGACCTGTTCAACTCGCTGACCGGCTACTCGCGCAAGGTGAGCTACCGCAACCTGCTGGTGGCTCCGCACGGTGTTCGGCGGGGCATTGTCGAACGCATCGATCGCGAGATCGAAGCACACCGTGCCGCAGGCAACGGCCGGATCCGCCTGAAGGCCAACGCCCTTGTCGACGAGCAGGTTATCGATGCGCTCTACCGCGCCTCGCAGAACGGCGTGCGGGTCGAGATCGTCGTGCGCGGGATCTGTGCGCTCAAACCGGGTGTCGAGGGTTTCTCCGAGAACATCGTCGTGCGGTCGATTCTCGGCCAGTTCCTGGAACACTCGCGGATTTTCCACTTCAATGCCATCAACGAGTTCTTCATCGGCAGCGCCGACATGATGCACCGCAACCTCGACCGTCGCGTCGAGGTGCTGGCTCAGGTGAAGGATCCACGCCTCACCGGATATCTCGACGAGATCTTCGAGTCGGCGATGGACCCGTCGACCCGATGCTGGGAACTCGGATCCGACGGCAGCTGGACGGCGTCACCACAGGACGGTCGCCAGGTCCGCGACCACCAAGTGTGGCTGATGGAACTCCATCGGCAGCGCTGAGAGCACCTTCCATTGCAGCCGGCAGGTTCTGCCCCGCGGCGGGACCCGAATTGACTTGTGGGAGTTGAAGTGGCCAAGGGGACGTCACGCAGCGACACGAAGACCAGATCGGCGAAGAATGTTTCGACTAAGAAGGGCAAGCCTGCCCAGCGCGTAATCGCTGCGGGAGCCGTGCTCTGGCGGCCGGATCCCGAGACCGGCGAGACGCGCCTCGCGGTGATCCACCGCCCGCGCTATGACGACTGGTCGCTGCCCAAGGGCAAGCTCGACGCCGGCGAGAACGAACCGGCGGCGGCGGTACGCGAGATCTGGGAAGAGACCGGGCAGCGGTCACACCTGGGCCGTTGGCTGACCGAGGTGAGTTATCCCATCCCCGAAGGCATCAAGGTGGTGCACTACTGGGCGGCCCGCGCTGTCGGGGGTGAGTTCACTCCCGGCGACGAAGTCGACCGGCTGGAGTGGCTCTCACCGGAGGACGCCTCCGAACGGCTCACCTATCCGCATGACCGCGACGTGCTCAAGAAGTTCGCCGAACATCCCGCTGACACCCAGACGGTGTTGATCGTGCGGCACGCGACTGCCGGGGTGAAGTCCCGCTACAAGGGTGACGACCGGAGCCGGCCCTTGGACAAGAACGGTCGCGCGCAGGCCGAATCGTTGGTCGCGCAGTTGATGGCGTTCGGGCCCACCGTCATCCATGCCGCCGACCGGGCCCGCTGC encodes:
- a CDS encoding D-alanine--D-alanine ligase family protein, whose product is MTRIRVAVVYGGRSSEHAISCVSAGSILRHLDPQRFEVVAIGITPEGSWVLTDARPETLAISGRQLPEVSGASGAALALTADPLRRGELVSLEPGAGEILTSVDVVFPILHGPYGEDGTIQGLLELAGVPYVGAGVFASAAGMDKEFTKKLLAAGGLPIGDHVVLRPRQAAPTLDDIERLGFPMFVKPSRGGSSIGVSRVMHADELPGAIAEARRHDPKVIIEAAIVGRELECGVLEFPDGSVRASAIGEIRVAGVRGREDGFYDFATKYLDDAAELDVPAKIDDDVAEELQRLAIRAFEALDCQGLARVDFFLTEDGPVVNEINTMPGFTTISMFPRMWGASGVDYPTLVGTMVDTALARGTGLR
- a CDS encoding cystathionine gamma-lyase, with protein sequence MVDGYGDSTRAVKAVGAEAVPGQPVSPGPVPASAFHLSPDEGSEPDTYGRSSNPSWRQLESALAQLEGATAALSFSSGMAAITAALRVVTKPGSVLVVPADGYYQVRRFAAESLAPLGIIVREASAALIYEAAEQADAVLAETPTNPNLDVVDLHRLAGICRRRGARLVVDNTTATPLGQQPLSLGADLVVSSATKALAGHSDLLAGYAAGSQPELMAAVERERLLSGAILGAFEAWLVLRSIGSVGLRFGRQCQNALALAAALRSHPAVRAVRYPGLPEDPSYPAAAAQMRHFGGLVSVELADAQAVHDLVGRSELLVASTSFGGLHTSVDRRARWGDPVSDGFARISAGIEDTDDLVADVLRALDPR
- a CDS encoding NAD(P)H-dependent glycerol-3-phosphate dehydrogenase — protein: MTSTVGTAAVMGAGAWGTALAKVLADAGSDVRLWVRRPEVAEEINTKHTNTRYLPGVDLSDRIRATTDPAEALDGLTTVLLGVPSQTLRTNLEHWRDLLADGATLVSLAKGIELDTLMRMSQVIVQVTGVDPGQVAVVSGPNLAAEIADEQPAATVVACTDSGRAVALQRAMSTGYLRPYTNADVIGTEIGGACKNVIALACGMAAGVGLGENTAAAIITRGLAEIMRLGIALGAKPATLAGLAGVGDLVATCTSPRSRNRTFGERLGRGETLDAALRATDGHVAEGVTSCTSILALASSYDVEMPLTDAVQQVCHKGLSVDQAVVLLLGRSTKPE
- the cofC gene encoding 2-phospho-L-lactate guanylyltransferase, giving the protein MSSGPDVGLIIAVKRLSAAKTRLAPVFADGVREQVVLAMLVDTITAAQGVEAVRSITVVTPDETAAATVRALGADVLPDPTAPGHPDPLNTAVLTAWTAVSSHTPNTVVLQGDLPALKPAELEEALSQARSYERSFVSDRHTSGTAALFAFGVPLDPRFGTQSAQWHRESGAVELTGAWPGLRCDIDTPDDLQQARRLGVGSATIRAIDLNKA
- a CDS encoding RNA degradosome polyphosphate kinase; amino-acid sequence: MIADVTDTEAEPRSTDDDWQPGETPDAPPAATAAAVDDALPEDRYLNRELSWLDFNARVLALAADTSMPLLERAKFLAIFASNLDEFYMVRVAGLKRRDEMGLSVRSADGLTPREQLRRIGDRTRQISLRHAQVFLESVRPGLAEEGIHIVTWNELSEADRADLSKYFHDQVFPVLTPLAVDPAHPFPFVSGLSLNLAVAVRSPEDGGEHFARVKVPDNVDRFVVLKSADPEDKSVRFLPMEELIAAFLPVLFPGMEIVEQHAFRITRNADMDVEDRDEDLLQALERELARRRFGPPVRLEVADDMTEHMLELLLRELDVHPGDVVEVPGLLDLSALWQVYGVDRPALKDRPFVPATHQAFGERETPKSIFSTLRDGDVLVHHPYHSFSTSVQRFIEQAAADPNVLAIKQTLYRTSGDSPIVNALIEAAAAGKQVVALVELKARFDEQANIKWARALEDAGVHVVYGLIGLKTHCKTCLVVRREGSTIRRYCHIGTGNYNPKTARLYEDVGLLTASPDIGADLTDLFNSLTGYSRKVSYRNLLVAPHGVRRGIVERIDREIEAHRAAGNGRIRLKANALVDEQVIDALYRASQNGVRVEIVVRGICALKPGVEGFSENIVVRSILGQFLEHSRIFHFNAINEFFIGSADMMHRNLDRRVEVLAQVKDPRLTGYLDEIFESAMDPSTRCWELGSDGSWTASPQDGRQVRDHQVWLMELHRQR
- a CDS encoding NUDIX hydrolase, with protein sequence MAKGTSRSDTKTRSAKNVSTKKGKPAQRVIAAGAVLWRPDPETGETRLAVIHRPRYDDWSLPKGKLDAGENEPAAAVREIWEETGQRSHLGRWLTEVSYPIPEGIKVVHYWAARAVGGEFTPGDEVDRLEWLSPEDASERLTYPHDRDVLKKFAEHPADTQTVLIVRHATAGVKSRYKGDDRSRPLDKNGRAQAESLVAQLMAFGPTVIHAADRARCMQTVEPLAQELGVSIIKEADLTEEAYAEDPKAARNRVLDIVARGGTPVICTQGKVIPYLLAWWREGDVGKPDKVRNRKGSTWVLSLSGADIVAADYIASPLARRG